In a genomic window of Deltaproteobacteria bacterium:
- the peaB gene encoding quinohemoprotein amine dehydrogenase maturation protein, whose product MTHALELIPHNLHRVAVDGRELLFHVPTTSLFELDAPAREALDLLAASPLSLVALQAKLAARHDASAVADAVAELAACEVVRDPSAKPLAPAAAKRVTSFPLTTVVLNVSTGCNLACGYCFKEDLTSVAKANVMDFATAQASIEMLLRESPGRPRYNVVFFGGEPLTQMPLLERVVDWAERRFAEAGARGDFSLTTNATLATPRIVDWLNAHNVGVAVSIDGPRAVHDRHRVTRGGNGSYDAVAAKVRLLRERYRARPLGARVTLARGTSEVREIFSHLTRELGFDEVGFAPVTAGDDARFNLTEAELEAVFAEFRALGDELVAAALRGEKHGFSNLLQLMTDLHSGTSKSLPCGAGYSMVAVDASGGVNLCHRFTGSELGTFGDVTHGLAREELGAFLERRLDKSGVDCATCRIRNLCSGGCYHESYAHYGDPTTPTLHYCDRMRAWIDYGIAAYARILAARPDWFARTLSPRRALAAERAGGVTA is encoded by the coding sequence ATGACGCACGCGCTCGAGCTGATCCCGCACAACCTCCACCGCGTCGCGGTGGACGGGCGCGAGCTCTTGTTCCACGTGCCCACCACGAGCCTGTTCGAGCTCGACGCGCCCGCGCGCGAGGCGCTCGATCTGCTCGCCGCGTCGCCGCTCTCGCTTGTCGCGCTGCAGGCGAAGCTCGCGGCGCGGCACGACGCGAGCGCCGTCGCCGACGCGGTCGCCGAGCTCGCGGCTTGCGAGGTGGTGCGCGATCCGAGCGCGAAGCCGCTCGCGCCGGCCGCGGCGAAGCGCGTGACCTCGTTCCCGCTCACGACGGTCGTGCTCAACGTCAGCACCGGCTGCAACCTCGCGTGCGGCTACTGCTTCAAGGAAGACCTCACGAGCGTCGCCAAGGCGAACGTGATGGACTTCGCGACGGCGCAGGCGTCGATCGAGATGTTGTTGCGCGAGTCGCCCGGGCGACCGCGATACAACGTGGTGTTCTTCGGCGGCGAGCCGCTCACGCAGATGCCGCTGCTCGAGCGCGTCGTCGACTGGGCCGAGCGGCGCTTCGCGGAAGCGGGCGCGCGCGGCGATTTCTCGCTCACGACGAACGCGACCCTCGCAACGCCGCGCATCGTGGATTGGCTGAACGCGCACAACGTCGGCGTCGCGGTCTCGATCGACGGCCCGCGGGCCGTGCACGATCGCCATCGCGTGACGCGCGGCGGAAACGGCAGCTACGACGCGGTCGCGGCCAAGGTGCGGTTGTTGCGGGAGCGCTACCGCGCGCGGCCGCTCGGCGCGCGCGTCACGCTCGCGCGCGGCACCAGCGAGGTGCGCGAGATCTTCTCGCACCTCACGCGCGAGCTCGGCTTCGACGAGGTGGGCTTCGCGCCCGTCACCGCGGGCGACGACGCGCGCTTCAACCTCACGGAAGCGGAGCTGGAAGCGGTGTTCGCGGAATTCCGCGCGCTCGGCGACGAGCTCGTCGCCGCCGCGCTGCGCGGCGAGAAGCACGGCTTCTCGAACTTGCTGCAGCTGATGACGGACCTGCACTCGGGCACGAGCAAGTCGCTGCCGTGCGGCGCGGGCTACTCGATGGTCGCGGTCGATGCGAGCGGTGGCGTCAACCTCTGCCACCGCTTCACCGGCTCGGAGCTCGGCACTTTCGGCGACGTGACGCACGGCCTCGCGCGCGAAGAGCTCGGCGCGTTCCTGGAGCGTCGCCTCGACAAGTCGGGCGTCGACTGCGCCACCTGCCGCATCCGCAACCTGTGCAGCGGCGGCTGTTATCACGAGAGCTACGCGCACTACGGCGATCCGACCACGCCGACGCTGCATTACTGCGACCGCATGCGCGCCTGGATCGATTACGGCATCGCTGCGTACGCGCGCATCCTCGCTGCGCGGCCCGATTGGTTTGCACGAACGCTCTCTCCGCGGCGCGCGCTCGCCGCCGAGCGAGCGGGAGGAGTCACGGCATGA
- the peaA gene encoding quinohemoprotein amine dehydrogenase subunit alpha — protein sequence MRRVLLGAFLGAALAAPALAETPQELLRNTCGGCHQSDASGGLSRIAHQRKTPEGWAMTIQRMEDLHGITVSSQSLPLGSADAKRTLIKHLADTQGLAPSETEGFRYALEQRLDEFEPVDADFKMMCGRCHSAARVLLQRRPVDEWRELVHFHLGQWPSTEYSAGGRNLDWFPVALNETAPMLAEKYAYESAAWEKWKKAKKPDLSGSWSVSGHQPSKGPFEGRLRATPNGADEYAVELSGEYLRSGEKLAGSGRATVYTGYEWRATLTVGDVKWQQVFAAGQRDGLLTLAGRMYERDHHELGMQLEAISERTPSMHTLAPGANARMDRITVEPPYQVARVGDGGGPIPKEYAVFDAVAWSNGADGKPETADDVRIGALPATWRVEPWNEQAREERDVEFAGVMDPATGVFTPGDAGPNPARKYGTNNVGNLKVIATLKDGERELTADAHLIVTVQRWIHSPIP from the coding sequence ATGAGGCGAGTGCTGCTCGGTGCATTCCTCGGAGCGGCGCTCGCTGCGCCCGCGCTCGCGGAGACGCCGCAGGAGTTGTTACGGAACACCTGCGGCGGCTGTCATCAGTCGGACGCCTCGGGCGGGCTCTCGCGCATCGCGCACCAGCGCAAGACACCCGAAGGCTGGGCGATGACGATTCAGCGCATGGAGGACCTGCACGGGATCACCGTGTCGTCGCAGAGCCTCCCGCTCGGCTCCGCCGACGCGAAGCGCACGCTGATCAAGCACCTCGCCGACACGCAGGGTCTCGCGCCCTCCGAGACCGAGGGCTTCCGCTACGCGCTCGAGCAGCGCCTCGACGAGTTCGAGCCCGTCGACGCCGACTTCAAGATGATGTGCGGGCGCTGCCACTCCGCCGCGCGCGTACTCCTGCAGCGGCGCCCCGTCGACGAGTGGCGAGAGCTCGTGCACTTCCACCTCGGGCAGTGGCCAAGCACCGAGTACTCCGCGGGGGGGCGCAATCTCGACTGGTTCCCCGTCGCGCTGAACGAGACGGCGCCGATGCTCGCGGAGAAGTACGCGTACGAGAGTGCCGCGTGGGAGAAGTGGAAGAAGGCGAAGAAGCCGGACTTGTCAGGGAGCTGGAGCGTGAGTGGGCACCAGCCGAGCAAGGGCCCGTTCGAGGGCCGCTTGCGCGCGACGCCGAACGGCGCGGATGAGTACGCGGTCGAGCTCAGCGGCGAGTACCTGCGGAGCGGCGAGAAGCTCGCGGGCTCGGGTCGCGCGACCGTTTACACCGGCTACGAGTGGCGCGCGACGCTCACGGTCGGCGACGTGAAGTGGCAGCAGGTGTTCGCCGCCGGCCAGCGCGATGGGCTTCTCACGCTCGCGGGTCGCATGTACGAGCGCGATCACCACGAGCTCGGCATGCAGCTCGAGGCGATCTCGGAGCGCACGCCGTCCATGCACACGCTCGCGCCCGGGGCGAACGCGCGGATGGATCGCATCACCGTGGAGCCTCCGTACCAAGTCGCCCGCGTCGGCGACGGCGGCGGTCCGATCCCGAAGGAGTACGCGGTCTTCGACGCCGTCGCGTGGAGCAACGGCGCGGACGGGAAGCCCGAGACTGCGGACGACGTGCGCATCGGCGCGCTGCCCGCGACGTGGCGAGTCGAGCCCTGGAACGAGCAGGCGCGCGAGGAGCGCGACGTCGAGTTCGCGGGCGTGATGGATCCCGCGACGGGCGTGTTCACGCCGGGCGACGCGGGGCCGAATCCGGCGCGCAAGTACGGCACGAACAACGTCGGGAACCTGAAGGTGATCGCGACGCTGAAGGACGGCGAGCGCGAGCTGACCGCCGACGCGCACCTGATCGTGACCGTGCAGCGCTGGATCCACTCGCCGATTCCCTAA
- a CDS encoding S8 family serine peptidase codes for MIRLALIDTGSAARHEPRVVAARTFRLAGDAVVPEGGAVAALAHGPALADVLCEVPGVELIVARVFDDTHTTSAAQLAAALDWAAEQGAHVANVSAGLRQDRAVLRDAVARALARGVFVVAAAPARGAASFPAAYAGVLRATGDARCAPGEISWLGTAQADFGAHATAGEVRGASAGCARVSAALAALLARGVEPARAVEALRQAAAYEGPERRA; via the coding sequence GTGATTCGCCTCGCGCTGATCGACACGGGCTCCGCGGCGCGCCACGAGCCGCGCGTGGTGGCTGCGCGGACGTTCCGGCTGGCGGGAGACGCAGTCGTTCCGGAGGGCGGCGCTGTCGCCGCGCTCGCGCACGGGCCCGCGCTCGCGGACGTGCTGTGCGAGGTGCCCGGCGTCGAGCTGATCGTCGCACGCGTCTTCGACGACACGCACACCACGAGCGCGGCCCAACTCGCGGCGGCGCTCGACTGGGCGGCGGAGCAGGGCGCGCACGTCGCGAACGTCAGCGCCGGGCTGCGTCAGGATCGCGCCGTGTTACGGGATGCAGTGGCGCGAGCACTCGCGCGCGGCGTGTTCGTGGTCGCCGCCGCGCCGGCGCGCGGCGCGGCTTCTTTTCCCGCGGCGTACGCGGGCGTGCTTCGCGCCACCGGCGACGCGCGCTGCGCGCCAGGCGAGATCTCGTGGCTCGGCACTGCGCAGGCGGACTTCGGCGCGCACGCGACTGCGGGAGAGGTGCGCGGCGCGAGCGCCGGCTGCGCGCGTGTCAGCGCGGCGCTCGCGGCGCTGCTCGCGCGCGGCGTCGAGCCAGCGCGCGCGGTCGAGGCTCTGCGGCAGGCAGCGGCGTACGAGGGCCCGGAGCGCCGCGCGTGA
- the qhpC gene encoding quinohemoprotein amine dehydrogenase subunit gamma, with protein sequence MKHLKPLNAKAAQTSAAAEAGTLQEVVAMQTVAGCSATTDPGWEVDAFGGLGGLCQPMEADLYGCADPCWWPAQVPDIANSYPDWAKGADSAGRDWRKLGPTFPDDK encoded by the coding sequence ATGAAGCACCTGAAGCCCCTCAACGCGAAGGCGGCGCAGACGAGCGCGGCAGCCGAAGCCGGCACGCTGCAAGAAGTCGTCGCGATGCAGACCGTCGCCGGCTGCAGCGCCACCACGGATCCCGGCTGGGAGGTGGACGCCTTCGGCGGCCTCGGTGGCCTCTGCCAACCGATGGAGGCCGATCTCTACGGCTGCGCGGATCCGTGCTGGTGGCCGGCGCAGGTGCCGGACATCGCGAACTCCTACCCGGACTGGGCGAAGGGCGCGGACTCCGCGGGCCGCGACTGGCGCAAGCTCGGCCCCACGTTCCCGGACGACAAGTGA
- a CDS encoding ABC transporter ATP-binding protein — protein MSTPHTAEGRCPALRWLYAFVLRERARVAGLLALALATTGLALAQPWLTQRIIDDGLLARDRAALTVNAALLLAAGLAAVALLGASRVFHTALSSRVLFALREDVYAHLLALPPGWHRRQRTGDLLARLDGDIAELQRFSVDTLFAALSSALGLAGALALMLRIDARLALAPLLLAPIEALWLWRMRPRVEARTRVLRARGADVSSFLAETLPAVRAIQNATAELRERARLGGLNAAYAADLLRLQRSEFAAAALPRALLAAARAGVLLVGGVFVIEGELALGALVAFGAYLALSIGPVQALLGIALAWQRLVVSLERVWELRSAVLPARPDGSDALAAGDIALEGVTFAYDEGAPILRDASALLPLGEKTALRGASGIGKTTLVDLLLGHERPQAGRIAIGGADLASLSLAAWRRRVALVPQDVAIFRASLADNARYAAPEASDAEVREALERAGLAALIARLPSGIATQLGERGQGLSGGERQRIAIARALLQRPLLVILDEPTSQVDAETEARVLAELDAIFAGVTRLVISHRDAPLADADQRLMLRDGRIVRDDERA, from the coding sequence ATGAGTACGCCGCACACCGCTGAAGGGCGCTGCCCCGCGCTGCGCTGGCTGTATGCGTTCGTGCTGCGCGAGCGCGCGCGAGTCGCGGGGCTGCTCGCGCTCGCGCTCGCGACGACGGGGCTCGCGCTGGCGCAGCCGTGGCTCACGCAGCGCATCATCGACGACGGCCTGCTCGCCCGCGATCGCGCTGCGCTGACCGTGAACGCGGCCTTGTTGCTGGCGGCGGGGCTCGCGGCGGTCGCGCTCTTGGGCGCGAGCCGCGTCTTCCACACCGCGCTCTCCTCGCGCGTGCTGTTCGCGCTGCGCGAGGACGTGTACGCGCACCTGCTCGCGCTGCCGCCGGGCTGGCATCGCCGCCAGCGCACCGGCGACCTGCTCGCGCGCCTGGACGGCGACATCGCGGAGCTGCAGCGCTTCAGCGTGGACACACTGTTCGCGGCGCTGTCTTCCGCGCTCGGGCTCGCCGGCGCGCTCGCGCTGATGCTGCGCATCGACGCGCGCCTCGCGCTCGCGCCGCTCTTGCTCGCGCCGATCGAGGCGCTCTGGCTGTGGCGAATGCGCCCGCGCGTCGAGGCACGCACGCGGGTGCTGCGGGCGCGCGGCGCGGACGTGTCGAGCTTTCTCGCCGAGACGCTGCCCGCGGTGCGCGCGATCCAGAACGCGACCGCGGAGCTGCGCGAGCGCGCGCGGCTCGGCGGGCTGAACGCGGCGTACGCGGCGGACTTGTTACGGCTCCAGCGCAGCGAGTTCGCCGCCGCCGCGCTGCCGCGCGCGCTCCTCGCCGCGGCGCGCGCGGGGGTGCTGCTGGTCGGCGGCGTGTTCGTGATCGAAGGGGAGCTCGCGCTCGGCGCGCTGGTCGCTTTCGGCGCGTACCTCGCGCTCTCGATCGGGCCCGTGCAGGCGCTGCTCGGCATCGCCCTCGCGTGGCAGCGCCTCGTGGTGAGCCTCGAGCGCGTGTGGGAGCTGCGCAGCGCGGTGCTTCCCGCGCGGCCGGACGGAAGCGATGCGCTCGCAGCGGGCGACATCGCGCTCGAGGGCGTGACGTTCGCTTACGACGAGGGCGCGCCGATTCTTCGCGACGCGAGCGCGCTGCTGCCGCTCGGAGAGAAGACCGCGCTGCGCGGCGCGTCGGGGATCGGCAAGACCACGCTGGTCGACCTCTTGTTGGGCCACGAGCGCCCGCAGGCGGGGCGCATCGCGATCGGCGGCGCCGACCTCGCCTCGCTCTCGCTCGCGGCGTGGCGGCGGCGCGTCGCGCTCGTTCCGCAAGACGTCGCGATCTTCCGCGCCTCGCTCGCCGACAACGCCCGCTACGCCGCGCCCGAAGCGAGCGACGCCGAGGTTCGCGAGGCGCTCGAACGCGCGGGCCTCGCGGCGCTGATCGCGCGCCTTCCGAGCGGCATCGCGACGCAGCTCGGCGAGCGCGGGCAGGGGCTCTCGGGCGGTGAGCGCCAGCGCATCGCGATCGCGCGCGCTCTGCTGCAGCGCCCGCTGCTGGTGATCCTCGACGAGCCCACTTCTCAGGTCGACGCGGAGACCGAGGCGCGCGTGCTCGCGGAGCTGGATGCGATCTTCGCCGGCGTGACGCGCCTCGTGATCTCGCACCGCGATGCGCCGCTCGCGGACGCCGACCAGCGCCTGATGTTGCGCGACGGCCGGATCGTGCGCGACGACGAGCGCGCGTGA
- the peaD gene encoding quinohemoprotein amine dehydrogenase subunit beta, giving the protein MRRVLTALALCSLACATPSGEGASLAARKSAAGASDMMVVTNRPNNLHLVDLGARKVERTCALPGHASPATLALSPDNGIAYVLGGPLGGNVWGVRLADCALVFRAAQSQGNERVATPGGIAVSPDGKQLYLHQAPVKLFLDHYEVQDTRIAVYDTSAGDGAQPLRTFAAPRQVTIMKTSADGTLFLAGPDIFAMNPATGETRVALQSRAPKDDVLGPRDILTVWNIGESSNELVRMFTAPRWKPGAVGDMAQAELVWGYERVDLATGIASDAVLAPVQVGLFTGMSRPGRPDQFYATLTQVQRFDVPNQRIEKSIDLEHSYYALDFGSDGSTFYLTGTFNDIAIYDADTLTKLGNITLPGGDMATGVPKIFRREAR; this is encoded by the coding sequence ATGCGCCGCGTCCTGACAGCTCTCGCGCTGTGCTCGCTCGCATGCGCGACGCCGAGCGGGGAGGGCGCCTCGCTCGCCGCGCGCAAGAGCGCCGCGGGCGCCAGCGACATGATGGTCGTCACCAACCGCCCTAACAACCTGCACCTCGTCGACCTCGGCGCGCGCAAAGTGGAGCGCACCTGTGCGCTGCCAGGGCATGCGAGCCCGGCGACGCTCGCGCTCAGCCCCGACAACGGCATCGCGTACGTCCTCGGCGGCCCTCTCGGCGGCAACGTGTGGGGCGTGCGGCTCGCGGACTGCGCGCTGGTGTTCCGCGCGGCGCAGTCGCAGGGCAACGAGCGCGTCGCAACGCCGGGCGGCATCGCGGTCTCGCCCGACGGCAAGCAGCTCTACCTGCATCAAGCCCCGGTGAAGCTCTTCCTCGATCACTACGAAGTGCAGGACACGCGCATCGCCGTCTACGACACGAGCGCGGGCGACGGGGCGCAGCCGCTGCGCACGTTCGCGGCGCCGCGCCAAGTCACGATCATGAAGACGAGCGCCGACGGCACGCTCTTCCTCGCGGGCCCCGACATCTTCGCGATGAACCCCGCGACCGGCGAGACGCGCGTCGCGCTGCAGAGCCGGGCGCCTAAAGACGACGTGTTAGGGCCGCGCGACATCCTCACGGTGTGGAACATCGGCGAGAGCTCGAACGAGCTCGTGCGCATGTTCACCGCGCCGCGCTGGAAGCCGGGCGCCGTCGGCGACATGGCGCAGGCGGAGCTCGTGTGGGGCTACGAGCGCGTCGACCTCGCGACGGGCATCGCCAGCGACGCCGTGCTCGCGCCGGTGCAGGTCGGCCTCTTCACCGGCATGTCGCGCCCCGGTCGCCCCGATCAGTTCTACGCGACGCTCACGCAGGTGCAGCGCTTCGACGTTCCGAACCAGCGCATCGAGAAGAGCATCGACCTCGAGCACAGCTACTACGCGCTCGATTTCGGCAGCGACGGCAGCACGTTCTACCTGACCGGAACCTTCAACGACATCGCCATCTACGACGCCGACACGCTCACGAAGCTCGGCAACATCACGCTGCCCGGCGGAGACATGGCGACGGGGGTGCCGAAGATCTTTCGGCGCGAGGCTCGGTAG
- a CDS encoding FAD-dependent oxidoreductase, translated as MARDECEIAVLGAGPAGAAAALGLAALGYEVVVVSQPRARPGRESFSARVVAALRGLDVAEALPAIGAPCPRRVSWAGEERELPGEAQVDRAAFDAGLVRALECRGLRLVRDEALRVDARGEGVRIGLASGGEISAGFALDARGRAAPASGADRVRGPETLCLVQHWRAPARGAQIAVASLARGWAWCAHDGAGALTTQLAIDARDAPARGELRARVAEALAASPTCRDLLRDAEPDGAAYARSATAVLDCGAANERTLRIGDAAVAVDPLSGNGVFQALATALVAPAVVNTLLRRPHDAALARRFSLERARDVFTRFARVSRDFYALGAAHHGGAFWETRARWPDAEAAHGAASGTLEIALRPVVRDGFVEEREAVITPERPLGTWHLAGIELAPLVRALASDAAPGAEARALAALPEPAREPVRAWLEAHREEMRRFGEMGAGGAFRDFRA; from the coding sequence ATGGCGCGAGACGAGTGCGAGATCGCCGTGCTCGGCGCGGGGCCTGCGGGTGCAGCCGCAGCCCTCGGCCTCGCGGCGCTCGGCTACGAGGTCGTCGTCGTCTCGCAGCCGCGCGCGCGACCGGGGCGCGAGAGCTTCTCGGCGCGCGTCGTGGCGGCGCTGCGCGGGTTGGACGTAGCGGAAGCGCTCCCCGCGATCGGCGCGCCCTGCCCGCGCCGCGTGAGCTGGGCGGGCGAAGAGCGCGAGCTGCCCGGGGAAGCGCAGGTCGACCGCGCCGCGTTCGACGCAGGACTCGTGCGCGCGCTCGAATGCCGCGGCCTGCGCCTCGTGCGAGATGAAGCGCTGCGCGTCGACGCGCGCGGTGAAGGAGTCCGCATCGGGCTCGCATCCGGCGGTGAGATCAGCGCCGGCTTCGCGCTCGATGCGCGCGGCCGAGCGGCGCCGGCGAGCGGCGCGGACCGCGTGCGGGGCCCCGAGACGCTGTGTCTCGTGCAGCACTGGCGCGCGCCCGCGCGCGGCGCGCAGATCGCCGTCGCCTCGCTCGCGCGCGGCTGGGCTTGGTGCGCGCACGACGGCGCCGGGGCGCTCACGACGCAGCTCGCGATCGATGCGCGCGACGCGCCGGCGCGCGGCGAGCTGCGCGCGCGCGTCGCGGAAGCGCTCGCTGCGTCTCCCACGTGCCGCGACTTGTTACGGGACGCCGAGCCCGACGGCGCGGCCTACGCCCGCAGCGCGACCGCCGTGCTCGACTGCGGCGCCGCGAACGAGCGCACGCTTCGGATCGGCGACGCCGCCGTCGCGGTCGACCCGCTCTCGGGCAACGGCGTGTTCCAGGCGCTCGCGACGGCGCTCGTCGCGCCCGCGGTCGTGAACACGCTGCTGCGCCGCCCGCACGACGCCGCACTCGCGCGGCGCTTCTCGCTCGAACGCGCGCGCGACGTGTTCACGCGCTTCGCGCGCGTGTCGCGCGACTTTTACGCGCTCGGCGCAGCGCACCACGGCGGCGCGTTCTGGGAGACGCGCGCGCGCTGGCCCGACGCCGAGGCGGCGCACGGCGCGGCGAGTGGCACGCTCGAGATCGCGCTACGCCCGGTCGTGCGCGATGGCTTCGTCGAGGAGCGCGAGGCCGTCATCACACCCGAGCGCCCGCTCGGCACCTGGCATCTCGCGGGCATCGAGCTCGCGCCACTCGTGCGCGCGCTCGCCTCCGACGCCGCCCCTGGCGCCGAGGCGCGCGCGCTCGCCGCGCTGCCCGAGCCCGCGCGGGAACCGGTGCGCGCGTGGCTGGAGGCGCATCGCGAGGAGATGCGGCGATTCGGGGAAATGGGCGCCGGCGGGGCGTTTCGAGACTTCAGGGCCTGA